A stretch of DNA from Micromonospora sp. WMMD1155:
GAGACGTTCGTGGCGACCCGGTTGACCGTCGACTCACCCCGTTGGGCGGGCGTGCCGTTCTACCTGCGCACCGGCAAGTCGCTGCCGGGTACGGCGACGGAGGTCGTGGTCGAGTTCAAGCAGCCGCAGCGCGCGCTGATCCCGGCGGAGCGGGGCACGGCGACCGCCGCGAACCTGCTGCGGTTCCGCCTCGGGCGTGGCGACGGCATCACGATGTCGATCCAGGCGAAGAGCCCGGGTGCCGAGGTGACGAGCCGCCCGGTGGACCTGTCCGTCGACTTCGGTTCGGCGCTCGGGCGTCGCCAGGAGGCGTACGAGCGGTTGCTCGACGACGCGATGGACGGGCAGCACCTGCGTTTCGCCCGTGCGGAGACGATCGAGCAGGAGTGGCGCATCGTCGCGCCGATCCTGGACCTGGCGGCGCCGGTGCGGTCGTACGACAAGGGCACCTGGGGTCCGGCGGACGCCGAGGCCCTCACCGGCGGGTGGCACGCCCCGGACCTGCGGTAGTGGCGCTGCTCACGGCGTCGGCCTCGCCGGTGCCGGGGCGCACCGCGCCCTGGCAGGCTGTGCCGGGTGGCGACTGACGAGACGGTAGGCGCGCTGGCCGAGCTGGCCGAGGCCGAGTTCATGTTCCGGTACGAGTCGGGTGCTCCGGCCGACGTGCGGGCCGCGCTCGGGATCCGGACCGCCCGGGTGGGCGGCGGGGTGGTGCTGTCGATGCGGCACGACCCGACCGGCTACTGGTCCAAGGCGCTCGGGTTCGGCGTCGCCGAGCCGGTGACCGGCGAGGTGATCGCCCAGGTGTGTGACGTCTACCGCGCCGAGGGCACGCCCAGCGCCGTCATCCAGATCGCGCCGGACCGGTTGCCGGCGGACTGGGACGAGATCTGCGCGCGGGAGAACATCACGGCGGGCGGTGTGTGGGTGAAACTCGCCGGTGAGGTCGACGCCCTGAGCCCCGGTGGCACCGACCTGCGGGTGGGCCCGGTTCCGGACGGGTCGGTGCACGAGTGGGCGTCGGTCGTGTTGCGGTGTTTCGGGATGCCCGAGGAACACCTGGCGCCGATGCTGACCGCGAGTGTCCGCGACCCCGGCTTCCGTCCGTTCGCCGCGTGGGACGGTGCGGAGATGGTGGCGGCCGCGAACCTGTTCGTGCACGGCGAGGTCGGTTCCCTCAACACCGGTGCCACCCTGCCGTCGCATCGGGGTCGGGGCGCGCAGTCGGGTCTGTTGGCGGCCCGGGTGGCCGCCGCCGCGGCGGCCGGTTGCCGGTGGGTCGCCGCCGAGACGGGTCGGCCCGCGCCGGGGGCGTCGAATCCGTCGCTGGACAACATGCGTCGGCTGGGCATGAGCGTGCTCTACGAGCGGCGTAACTGGGTGTGGCGGGCGCAGCCGGCGGCTGAGTGACCGCTCAGCTCACGGTTTCGACCACCCGGCGCTGTCGAGGTTTGCCGCTGGTACGTGCGGTGGGCACGTTGTGGGGACGTCTCGTCCTCATCGGAGAGGAAGCAGCGCATGCTTTCCGCACTCGATCGTCGGCACACCGTCGCGCCGCCCGGCTACAGCCGGTGGCTCATCCCCCCGGCGGCGTTGGCCATCCACCTCTGCATCGGCCAGGTCTACGCGACAAGCGTCTACAAGAACTCGCTGATCGCCCACTTCGACGCCAGCCAGACCGCGATCGGGGTGATCTTCAGCATCGCGATCGTGATGCTGGGGTTGTCCGCCGCCGTCGCCGGGACCTGGGTGGAGGAGAACGGGCCGCGTAAGGCGATGTTCGTCTCGGCCTGCTTCTGGGCGGCGGGTTTCCTGGTGGGCTCGTTGGGCATCGCCACGAAGCAACTGTGGTTGCTGTATCTGGGCTACGGGCTGCTCGGCGGCATCGGCCTGGGCATCGGCTACATCTCCCCGGTCTCCACTCTGATCAAGTGGTTCCCGGACCGGCCGGGCCTGGCCACCGGTCTGGCGATCATGGGTTTCGGTGGTGGGGCGATGGTCGCCTCTCCCCTGTCCCGGCAACTGCTGTCCTTCTTCGATCCCGCCTACGACCCGGCCAACGCCGGGTCGACGGCGTCCGGCAGCGCCCTGGTCTGGTTGTTCGTGACACTCGGCATCGGCTACTTCGTGATCATGATGTTCGGGGTGGCGAACGTGCGGGTGCCGGCCGAGGATTGGCGTCCGGCCGGCTTCGACCCGGCGAGTGTGGCGGCGAAACCACTGGTCACGACGGCGAACGTGTCGGCGGCGAACGCGGTGAAGACCCGCTCGTTCTGGCTGCTGTGGGTGGTGCTGTTCTGCAACGTGACAGCCGGCATCGGCATCCTGGAGCAGGCCAGCCCGATGATCCAGGACTTCTTCCGGGACGACGGCACGTCGGCGGTGACCGTCGCGGCGGCCGGTGGGTTCGTGGGTCTGCTGTCGCTGTTCAACATGGCGGGCCGGTTCGTGTGGTCGTCCACGTCGGACGTCATCGGCCGCAAACCGATCTACCTGGTGTACCTGGGTGTCGGCATGGTGCTGTACGCGCTGCTGGCCCTCGTCGGGCAGACCGCCACGGCGTTGTTCGTGTTGTTGGCCTGCGTGATCCTGTCGTTCTACGGCGGTGGGTTCGCGACCGTGCCGGCGTACCTGCGGGACCTGTTCGGCACGTTCCAGGTCGGCGCGATCCACGGTCGGTTGCTGACCGCGTGGTCGGCGGCGGGGGTCGCCGGCCCGCTGATCGTCAACGGGTTCCTCGACGCGCAGGGCGAGCCGGGCACGTTGACGGCGGCGGCGTACCGGCCGGCGCTGTTCACCATGGTGGGGGTTCTCGCGGTGGGCTTCGTGGCGAACCTGTTGGTGCGGCCGGTGCCGCAGCGCTACCACGAGCCGGCGGCGAATGTGGACGAGCCGAAGACCGAGCAGAGGAGCGGTACGCGATGAGCGACGACAGCCGTAACGGGCAGCAGGCCCGGTTGTGGATCTCCTGGTTGGTGGTGGCGGTGCTGCTCGGGTACGGGGTGGCGCAGACCGCCATCACGGCGGCGAAGCTGTTCACCCACTGACCTGTTCACCCACTGAGCGGTGAGCCGGGGCGCGCGGCGCCCCGGCTCACAGGCCGCCGGAGACGCGCAGCACCGTGCCGGTGGCGTAGGAGGCCTCCGGGCCGAGCAGCCATGCGATGGCGGCGGCGATCTCGTCGGGTTCGCCCGCGCGGCCCAGCGGGATCCGGCCGACGGCGGAGTCGGGGCGGTCGGGCACCCCGGAGTCGGCGTGGATGTCGGTGCGCACGATGCCGGGGGCGACGGCGTTGACCCGGATGCCCTTCGGGGCGAGTTCCTTGGCCAGACCCACGGTGAGGGTGTCGGTGGCGGCCTTCACGGCGGCGTAGTGCACGTACTCCCCCGGGCTGCCCAGGGTGGCGGCGGCCGAGGAGACGTTGACGATCGCGCCTCCGTCGCTCAGCCGGCGGGCGGCCTGCTGCGCGCACAGGACGTAGCCGACGAGGTTGACGTCGACGACCCGGCGCAGGTCCTCGACGCGCAGCTCGGTGAAGGGCCCGATGAGGCTGGTGACGCCGGCGTTGTTGACCAGGCCGGTGAGCGGGCCGAGCCGCGCCGCGGCGTCGAACAGCTCGGCGACCTGGTCGGGGTCGGTGGTGTCGGCGCGTACCGCGATGGCCTGCACTCCGGTCGCGCGCAGGTCGGCCAGGACGGTGGCGGCGGCGGCCTCGTCACGGCGGTAGCACAGGGCGACGTGGTGACCGGCGGCGGCGAGGCGGCGGGCGGTGGCCGCGCCGATGCCGCGACCGCCCCCGGTGATGACGGTGACCGGTGCCACGGCGACTCCAGGGCTGTCGGATCGGGATGCGCCGACGCTACCGTGACCGGCGCGCTTCGGTCGTCGAGAGGAGGGTCACAGGCGGCGGGCTTCGGTACACGGTGGCGGCGGGGTGGCCGGGGAGTCGGGGTCGCTCCGGGGTGATCGCTTACGCTTCCCGCGCGTTCGGTCGCTGGGACAACGGAGGTGCGCGGTGGCGGGTGTGGGTGTCGGCGACGTGGTGCAGGATTTCGAGCTACCGGACGAGACGGGCACGCCGCGGCGGTTGTCGGAGTTCCTGGCGACCGGGCCGGTGGTGGTGTTCTTCTACCCGGGCGCGATGACGCGGGGTTGCACGGCGGAGAGCTGCCACTTCCGGGACCTCGCGGCGGAGTTCACGGCGTTGGGCGCGTCGCGGGTGGGCATCAGCCGGGACCCGGTGGCGAAGCAGGCGGAGTTCTCCGAGCTGCACGGGTTCGACTATCCGCTGTTGTCCGACGAGGACGGCACGGTGGCGCGGCAGTTCGGGGTGAGGCGGCGGATGCCGTTGGGGGCGTTGAGCACGAAGCGGATGACGTTCGTGATCGGCGTCGACCGGCGGGTCATCGAGGTGATCCACAGTGAGGTCAGCATGAACGACCACGCGGATCGCGCACTGCGGGCGTTGGGCGGCTGAGTGGGCGTGGGCCCTGTGCGGCGGGTGTCGCAGTCGGCTGGTATCAAGACAGAAATCAAACAGGTGTACGGAAGAGGGTTGTGATGGATGCCGGCCAGGGTTTGTCCACTGACGAGGTGCAGAGCATCCGGGAGGCGTTGGCGGCCGGGCGTAAACCACGGGTGGTGTTCACCGCCTCGGCGGGGCAGATCGCCGGCCAGGTCGGTCAGGTGGTCGAGCTGACCGACCCGGAGGTGTCCGACGAGTTCGTGGTGGTGCGGTTCGGCCGCGACGAGTTGCCGTTCTCCCCCGCCGACCTGGCGGTGGCGCCCAAGGGCGCCGGTCGTCGGGTGGTGGAGCCGAAACCCGAGCCCGCGCCGGAGCCGGAGCCGGTGGCGGCGCCGGAGTTCGTGTTGGACACGCCGCGGGTGCCCGCGCAGCGACAGGAGGATCCGAAGGTGGAGCAGACGGAGAAGCCGCCGGCGCGGCGGGCGGTCAAGGCCGTCAAGCCGAAGGGGCCCGCCGGTCTCACCGTCACGTTGGCGTACGCCGACGGTGAGTGGACCGTCGCCGCGCAGCAGGGCAGCAAGGCCCTGGCGAAGCCGTACGTGGTGAAGCCGGCCGAGGCGTTGAAGATGGTGGCCCTGGTCGACGTGCCCGGGGTGCAGGAGGCGGTGGAGCAGATCCTCGGCACCGAGCGGGCCGAGGCGGAGCAGCAGGCCGAGAAGCTGCGCGCCGAGCTGGCCGAGATCGAGGCGCGCCTGGCGGAGCTGCGCGAGGCCCGCTGAGGGTGTTCAGCGCCGGGCGTGGTGCTCCAGCAGGCGGGTGAGCAGGCGGGTCAGCTGGTCGCGTTCGGCGGTGGACAGCGGGGCGAGCAGCTCGTCCTGGACCCGGCCGACGGTGTCGCCCATCCGGTGGGCCTCGTCGGCGCCGGCGTCGGTGAGGCTGATGACGTTGCGGCGGCGGTCGGCCGGGTCGGGGGCGCGTACGACGAGCCCTCGACCGGCCAGGTCGTTGACGGCCGCGACGACGTCGCTGCGGTCGATGCCGCAGCGTCGGCCCAGGTCGGCCTGGCTGGCGGGGCCGTCCTCGTCCAGCGTGGCGAGCAGCCGGTAGTGGTAGCCGCGTAGGCCGTGCGCGGCGAAGCCCTCGCTGATGAGCCGGGCGGCGTGGGCGGCGGTCTGGTTGAGCAACCACGTCGGGGTGGTGCGGAGCCCGGCGGGTGACTGCGGGGCGGTGGACTGCATGGCCGCAGCCTAACAGGAATCGTTGGCGCGACCTACGATCCATGCTACGTTGGCTTCACCAACGTTGGTGCGGCCAACGTTTAGAAGGAGGCGTCATGTCCACCACTCCCACCCTCAACGGCCAGGTCATCGGCCAGGCCCACTACGCCACCCGGGCCCTGCTGGAGCGGGCCGTGGCCCCGCTCGGGCTCACCTTCGGCCAGGTGCTCGCGCTCAACGTCCTCGCCGACGGGCCCGTCGACCGCGCCCACCTGACGGACCGGATCACCAGCACACTCAAGGTCGACGCGCCGGCCGTCCACGAGGTGATCGCCAGACTCCTCGACGCGAACCTCGCCGACGACGACACCGACCCGGCGCGGATCCGGCTCACCGACGCCGGTCAGGCGACGCAGGCCCGCGTCGCGGACGTCGTCTCCGGCATCACCGAGCGCCTCTACGCCGACATCCCCGCCGACGACGCGAACGCCGCCGCCCGGGCGCTCACCGTGATCACCCGACGCGCGAACGCCGAACTGGCGGCCTGACCGGGGGCGGTGGCGGCACAGGTCAGCCGACGCGCGAACGCCGAACTGGCGGCCTGACCGGGGGCGGTGGCGGCACAGGTCAGCCGACGCGCGAACGCCGAACTGGCGGCCTGACCGGGCACAGCGGTGCCGTCGCGGGTCGGCGGACCGGTCAGGCGTGTGCGCGGACCTGACCGCCGGGAACGTGGTCGGGCCGATCGCCCGCAGGTGGCGGTGACGCCGGACGAGTCCGACCCGTCAGAAGTAGTCGAGCACCTGGGCCGGGCCGCCCGCGCCCAACAGGTCCAGGGCGTCCGGCGCGACACCGGCGGCGTGCAGCAGGCCCGCCTGCGCGACCGACCGGGCGCCGGCCGCCCCGGCGTACAGCAACGCGAAACCGCGGACGTCCAGCCGCAGATCCGCCTCACCGTCGACGCGGGTCAACTCGGCCGCGCCGTCGGCGACAGCCAACCGCCAGGTGCCGGTGTTCCACTCGGCGAGCGGATCGGTGAGGCGGAAGTCGACGACACCCCGCACGTGGGCGGGCCACCCACGGGTGCTCACCGCCCGGGCGACGTCGACCGGCCGGTGCATCCACAGGTCCCGCTCGTGCTCGCGGGCCGACTCCAACGGCAGGCAGGCGCTCACCGCGTCACCGTCGAGCGGACACAGCCGCAGGGTCGGCGCGACGCTCGCCCAACTGGCGAGCACCCCGACGAGTTCCCGGGCGGCCTCGGCGGTGACCGCCAGGGCCTCGTCGACGGTGAGCACCGAGTCGGCACCGTAGCCGCTCCCCCGCTGCCAGGTGGCGTAGCCGACCAGGTCGTCGCCCCTCTCGACGAGGGTGAGTCCGTCACCGGGCAGGCCGCGATCGTCGGCGTCGAACAGCTCACCCCGGCGGGTCAGCAGGCCGTTACGGTGCCGGGTGACCCGCTCGTAGAGGGCGGCGACGGCGGGCAGGTCGGCGGGCGTACCGGCCCGGACGGTGAGGTGCGACGCGGGCCGGTACCGGGGCAGCGTGGCGGTGGCCAGGTCGACCGTCCGCAGCACACCGACGGCCTCCCACCCGCAGGCCCGGTACGGGGCGGCGACGGTCGGGTACAACGCGCTGACCGCCGCGCCCCGCTCGTGCGCCCCGCGCAGCAACGCGGTGAGCATGGCCCTCGCCACGCCACGGCCCCGGGCCTCGGGTGCGACGGCCACCCCGGCCACGTCGGCGGCCGGCACCACCCGCCCCGACCACCACTGGTCGTGGTGCAGGTCGACGGCCTTGCCGACGAGCCGCCCGGTGTCGTCGAACGCGCCCCAGCGCGTCATCCCGGGTACCACGATCCGCGTGCTCGCCGCTCGTTCCGAGGTGTTGCCGAACGCGAACCGGCCCAGGTCCCAGGCGGCGTCGAGGTCGTCGGCGGTGAGTTCGCGTACGTGCATCGGCACACGGTAGCGGCGGACGCCGGACGTGATCGACTCGATATCGCCGACGTGGCGGTATCCGCGCCCCCGGGATACCGCCACGTCGGCGAGATGCGGTCAGTGTTGGGGGATGTTGGCCACACCGATGCGCTTGCGGAACACCCAGTAGGTCCAGCCCTGGTAGGCCAGCACCACCGGAGTGAAGATCACCGCCACCCAGGTCATGATCTTCAGGGTGTAGGGGGTGGACGCGGCGTTGGTGGCCGTCAACGTGCCGGCGGTGTCCAGCGTGGACGGCAGCACATTCGGGAACAGCGCCGCGAACAGCGTCGCCACGGCCAGACCGATCGCCACGGCGGTGCCGGTGAACGCCCAGCCCTCCCGGCGTACCCGGGCGGCGGCCAGACCACCGAGCAGGGCGAGGGCCGCGCCGACGGCGAGCACGACGGCGGCCGTGCTGGAGCGGATGCTCAACGTCCAGCTCAGGAACCCGACCGCGAGTACCGCGGCGACGACACCCAGGCGCACCGCGAGGGCGCCCGCGCGCTCGCGGATGTCGCCGGTGGTCTTCAGCGCGAGGAACACCGCGCCGTGGGTCAGGAACAGCGCGAGGGTGGTCGCGCCACCGAGCAGGGAGTACGGGTTGAGCAGGTCGACGAGGCCACCGACGTACTCGTGGTCGGCGTCCAGTGGCACGCCGCGCAGGATGTTGGCGAAGGCGACGCCCCACAGGATGGCCGGGAGCAGTGAGCCGACGACGATCGCGGTGTCCCAGCGGCGCTTCCAGGACGCCTCGGGGCGCTTGTGCCGGTACTCGAACGCGACACCCCGGGCGATCAGGGCCAGCAGGATCAGCAGCAGCGGCAGGTAGAAGCCGGAGAACAGGGTGGCGTACCACTCGGGGAACGCGGCGAACATCGCGCCGCCGGCGGTGATGAGCCACACCTCGTTGCCGTCCCACACCGGGCCGATCGTGTTGATCAGGACACGGCGTTCCCGGTCGTTCCGGCCCAGGACGGGCAGCAGCATGCCGACGCCGAAGTCGAAGCCCTCCAGGATGAAGTACCCGGTGAACAGCACGGCGACGAGGAGAAACCAGATGGTGGTCAGTTCCACGATGGGCTCCGGGATCAGTAGGCGAAGGCGAGCGGGCGCTCGGCGTCGTCGGTGTCGTCGGCGGGGGGTTGTTCGCTGACGTCGGGTACGCCGGCCTTGGCGTAGCGCAGCAGCAGCTTGACCTCGATGACGGCGAGGGTGGCGTAGATCAGCGTGAACGCGGTGAACGAGGTGAGGACCTCGGCCAACGAGACGCTGCGGGACACCCCGTTGCGGGTGAGCATCTCGCCGAAGACGATCCACGGCTGGCGGCCCATCTCGGTGAAGATCCAGCCGAACGAGTTGGCCAGCAGCGGCAGCACCGGCATGGCCAGGCCCGCGCGCAGCAGCCACCTGCTGCTCGGGGTACGGCCCTTGCGCTGGCTCCAGAGCACCAGCAGGGCGATCGCGCCGGCGGCCATCCCGAAGGCGATCATGAAGCGGAAACTCCAGTAGGTGACCGGGATGATCGGGGTGTAGCTGCCCGCGCCGTACTGGGTGGCGTACTGGGCCTGCAGGTCGTTGATGCCGTGCACGGTGCCGTGCGGGTCACCGGTGCCCAGGTAGGACAGCAGGTACGGGATCTTGAGGGCGAACACCTCGCGGCTGCCGTCGAGGCTGCCGATGGTGAGCACGGAGAACGAGGCGGGACTCTCGGTGGAGTAGAGACCCTCGGCGGCGGCCATCTTCATCGGCTGCACCTCAGTCATGATCTTGCCCTGGATGTCGCCGGTGAACAGCACGGCGGCGGAGGCGACCAGGACCACCCAGGAGCCGAACTTCGTGGCGAAGCGGTACGCGCCGGTGTCGGCGGAGTCGCGGTTGCGGATGACGTGCCACAGGCCGACCGCGACGATCAGCGACCCGGCGACGAGGAACGAGCCGGCCAGGGTGTGCGGGAACGTGATCAGGGCGACCTTGTTGGTCAGCACGGCCGGGAAGTCGGTCAGCTCGGCGCGTCCGCTGTCGGGGTTGATGCGGTAGCCGACCGGGTTCTGCATGAACGAGTTCGCGGCGAGGATGAAGTACGCGGACAGGTTCGTGCCGATCGCGGCGGCCCAGATGCTGGCCAGGTGCGCGCGCTTGGGCAGCCGGTCCCAACCGAAGATCCACAGGCCGATGAAGGTGGATTCGAGGAAGAACGCGACGAGCGCCTCGATGGCCAGGGGCGCGCCGAAGATGTCGCCGACGAAGCGCGAGTAGTCGCTCCAGTTCATGCCGAACTGGAACTCCTGCACGATGCCGGTCACCACCCCCATGGCAAAGTTGATCAGGAACAGCTTGCCGTAGAACTTGGTCAGCTTGAGGTAGCGCTCGTTGCCGGTGCGGTGCCACAGCGTCTGCAGGATGGCGACCAGCACGGACAGGCCGATGGTCAGCGGAACGAAGAGAAAGTGGTAGACGGTGGTGACACCGAACTGCCAGCGGGCGACGTCCAACGCGTCCACCTGAAACCCCCAACCAGCCGTACTACGAGACGTAGTAAATACTACTGCTCGTCGTAGAGGATTGGGCAGGGCCGGGCGGCCCGAACCGGTCCGGGACCAATGACCCTGATCACCCCGAGGCATCCGGCCGACCCGCCCGCACGCCCTCACCGCCGCGTGCGACGATGTCGCGCTGATGGACACCACGTACGCCACCTGGCAGCCGCCGCTGATCTGGCGCGGCGCTCTCCTGCTGGCCCGGGGCCTGGTCGGCCTGCTGGCCCGCCTCGAGGTCACCGGCGACGTCCCCGCGCACCTGCGCCGCGGGCCGCTGGTGCTGGCCGCCAACCACATCAGCCCGTTCGACCCGGTGGTGCTGGCCGCCGCCTGCCAGACCCGGCGCATCGCCCCCCGGATCATGGCGACCGCCGGACTGTTCCGCGCCCCGGTGCTCGGCACCGCCATGCGCCACGCCGGGCACATCCGCGTCGACCGGGGCACCAGCGCCGTCCACCAGGCTCTCGACGACGCGGCCACCGCTGTCGCCCGCGGCTCGGTGATCCTCATCTACCCCGAGGGACGCATCGGCCTGGACCCCGGCATGTGGCCCGAACGCGGCAAGACCGGCGCCGCCCGCCTCGCCCTGGCCTGCGGCGCCCCGGTCGTCCCGGTCGCCCAGTGGGGCTCGCACGAGGTACTCCCCTACCAGGCACCCCGGGGAATGCTGCGCGGCGCCGCCCGCTCACTGTGGCGTCGCCCGGTCATCCGGGTGCACTTCGGCACCCCCGTCGACCTGGGCGAGTCGACCGCCGCCAGCCCCGGCGCGGCACGCCGGGCCACCGACCGGATCATCGACGCGCTCACCGACACCCTGGTCCCGCTGCGACCCGACGAACCCGACCGGCCCCGGCACGTCGACCCCGGCCGCCCGAGCGACCTCAGCCGCGCCCACCGCCGCCGCTCGGCCTGAGATGCCCGCTGGGCCGAAGCGCCATTCGGTCTGCGCCGCCGCTCGGCCCCGCGCCGCCGCTCGGCCCGGCTGCGCTGCGACCGACGAGGTTGCTGCGGCGTCGGGGCGCCTGTGCCAGCGAAGCCCACAGCGCAGAGTTCAGCCCACGGCGACCGCATCCCCAGCACCACCCCCTACGCCCTTTGCTGTGCACCCGCCGATGCACCAGCTACCCACGGTGACTGTCGCCTCCGTGGGTGCAGAGCAAAGGACGTAGGGAGGGTGGCCGGGGGTGGCCGCCGTGGGCCGGTTCGGGCGGGAACATTCGGCGGCCAGCGGGCGCCGGAAAGAGCGGTTACGGGACGGCCGCTTCGGCGGTGTCACCGGCGTGCCCGTGGGACCTCGGTGGCCGTACCCCCTCGTTGGCGTTGTCCCCGGTCCGGGGGATGCGGGTGGCTCGGCGAGGGGATGAGACCGCCTCGGCAGGCGGTGATGCTGATTCGCGTCAGCCAGCCACCTGCGCGAAGGAGTGCCATGTCCCGGTCTGGTTCCCGTGCGGCGGTGGCGAGAGCCACGGTGGGCACTGTGTGGTCCTCGGTGACCTGGGCGTGGTGGAGGCACTGGCCGACCTGGGCCGGATACGCCGCCGGGGGTTTCTCACTGCTGTACGGCGCGCTGGGCCTCTACTGGACCGCCGGTGGCGACGGGTTTCCGTTCGCCCCGGTGGACCCGTCGCGGGCGTCCGGGTCGATCCTGGAAGGCAGCCGCGTCGAGGTCGTCGCGCCGATCATCGCCGTGCTCGGCCTGGTCGGCGCGGTCGTCGCGTGGGTGATGACGCGCCGCGCCCGACCCGGTCGCCTGCCGACGGCGCTGGTCCTGTTCGGCTGGGCGGTGGCGGTCGGGTCGACCCTGGTCATCCCCGACTACACCCTGATCGTCCTGGTGGCCTTCGCGCCGCTGCTGCTGGTCTTCGCCTTCACCGGCGTGCCCGGCGAGCAGGACGGGATCGGCGACATCCTGTACTGGCACCGGACGAACCTGATCATCGTGTTCCTCGGCGGTCTGCTCTGGGCCGCCGCCACCCTCGCGTACCAGCGGCGGGTCCGGGGCGCGTGCGCGCACTGCGGCCGCCGCCACGGGAGCGGCGACGGCCCTTCACGGCAGACGCTGCTGCGGTGGGGCCGGTGGGCCGTCGTGGCCGCCTGCCTCGCGCCACTGCCCTACGAGGTCACCCGGATCGCCTGGTACCTCGGGTTTCCGCTCGGCATCGACGAGGACTTCCTGCGGATGATGCAGGGCACGCCGGGAATGCTCGAGGTGGGGCTGGGCTGCGCCGTCGCGTCGGCGGTGGGCGGGGTCCTCACCCACGGCCTGGTGGCCCGCTGGGGAGAGGTCTATCCGCGCTGGATCTGGTTCAAGGCCGGCAGGCCGGTCCCGCCCGCCCTCGCCACGGTCCCGGCGCCGACGCGGGGTCTGCCACCACTGCGAGCAGGGACATCCGCCGGCAACGGCGTCGCGGGCCTGATCTTCGCCGGTAGGTCACCCGGGCTCCACCGGCGGCGGGCATACTGCGTCGCGTGCTGACCCGACCCGGCTACCTCGACGCGCCCGCGCCGCTGGCGTTCGCCCACCGTGGCGGCGCCGCCGACGGCGACGAGAACACCGCCGAGGCGTTCGCCCGGGCCATCGGGCTCGGCTACCGGTACGTGGAGACCGACGTGCACGCCACCGCGGACGGCGTGGCCGTGATCTTCCACGACCCGACGCTGCGCCGGGTCACCGGTGAGCCGGGGCGCATCGCCGAGATGAGCTGGGCCGACCTCGCCTCGGTACGCGTCGGCGGCGCCGCCGTCGTACCCCGGCTCGACGAGGTGCTCGGCGCCTGGCCGCAGGT
This window harbors:
- a CDS encoding OFA family MFS transporter, yielding MLSALDRRHTVAPPGYSRWLIPPAALAIHLCIGQVYATSVYKNSLIAHFDASQTAIGVIFSIAIVMLGLSAAVAGTWVEENGPRKAMFVSACFWAAGFLVGSLGIATKQLWLLYLGYGLLGGIGLGIGYISPVSTLIKWFPDRPGLATGLAIMGFGGGAMVASPLSRQLLSFFDPAYDPANAGSTASGSALVWLFVTLGIGYFVIMMFGVANVRVPAEDWRPAGFDPASVAAKPLVTTANVSAANAVKTRSFWLLWVVLFCNVTAGIGILEQASPMIQDFFRDDGTSAVTVAAAGGFVGLLSLFNMAGRFVWSSTSDVIGRKPIYLVYLGVGMVLYALLALVGQTATALFVLLACVILSFYGGGFATVPAYLRDLFGTFQVGAIHGRLLTAWSAAGVAGPLIVNGFLDAQGEPGTLTAAAYRPALFTMVGVLAVGFVANLLVRPVPQRYHEPAANVDEPKTEQRSGTR
- a CDS encoding SDR family oxidoreductase, with product MAPVTVITGGGRGIGAATARRLAAAGHHVALCYRRDEAAAATVLADLRATGVQAIAVRADTTDPDQVAELFDAAARLGPLTGLVNNAGVTSLIGPFTELRVEDLRRVVDVNLVGYVLCAQQAARRLSDGGAIVNVSSAAATLGSPGEYVHYAAVKAATDTLTVGLAKELAPKGIRVNAVAPGIVRTDIHADSGVPDRPDSAVGRIPLGRAGEPDEIAAAIAWLLGPEASYATGTVLRVSGGL
- a CDS encoding peroxiredoxin, which gives rise to MAGVGVGDVVQDFELPDETGTPRRLSEFLATGPVVVFFYPGAMTRGCTAESCHFRDLAAEFTALGASRVGISRDPVAKQAEFSELHGFDYPLLSDEDGTVARQFGVRRRMPLGALSTKRMTFVIGVDRRVIEVIHSEVSMNDHADRALRALGG
- a CDS encoding MarR family transcriptional regulator; the protein is MQSTAPQSPAGLRTTPTWLLNQTAAHAARLISEGFAAHGLRGYHYRLLATLDEDGPASQADLGRRCGIDRSDVVAAVNDLAGRGLVVRAPDPADRRRNVISLTDAGADEAHRMGDTVGRVQDELLAPLSTAERDQLTRLLTRLLEHHARR
- a CDS encoding GNAT family N-acetyltransferase produces the protein MHVRELTADDLDAAWDLGRFAFGNTSERAASTRIVVPGMTRWGAFDDTGRLVGKAVDLHHDQWWSGRVVPAADVAGVAVAPEARGRGVARAMLTALLRGAHERGAAVSALYPTVAAPYRACGWEAVGVLRTVDLATATLPRYRPASHLTVRAGTPADLPAVAALYERVTRHRNGLLTRRGELFDADDRGLPGDGLTLVERGDDLVGYATWQRGSGYGADSVLTVDEALAVTAEAARELVGVLASWASVAPTLRLCPLDGDAVSACLPLESAREHERDLWMHRPVDVARAVSTRGWPAHVRGVVDFRLTDPLAEWNTGTWRLAVADGAAELTRVDGEADLRLDVRGFALLYAGAAGARSVAQAGLLHAAGVAPDALDLLGAGGPAQVLDYF
- the cydB gene encoding cytochrome d ubiquinol oxidase subunit II — translated: MELTTIWFLLVAVLFTGYFILEGFDFGVGMLLPVLGRNDRERRVLINTIGPVWDGNEVWLITAGGAMFAAFPEWYATLFSGFYLPLLLILLALIARGVAFEYRHKRPEASWKRRWDTAIVVGSLLPAILWGVAFANILRGVPLDADHEYVGGLVDLLNPYSLLGGATTLALFLTHGAVFLALKTTGDIRERAGALAVRLGVVAAVLAVGFLSWTLSIRSSTAAVVLAVGAALALLGGLAAARVRREGWAFTGTAVAIGLAVATLFAALFPNVLPSTLDTAGTLTATNAASTPYTLKIMTWVAVIFTPVVLAYQGWTYWVFRKRIGVANIPQH
- a CDS encoding cytochrome ubiquinol oxidase subunit I, giving the protein MDALDVARWQFGVTTVYHFLFVPLTIGLSVLVAILQTLWHRTGNERYLKLTKFYGKLFLINFAMGVVTGIVQEFQFGMNWSDYSRFVGDIFGAPLAIEALVAFFLESTFIGLWIFGWDRLPKRAHLASIWAAAIGTNLSAYFILAANSFMQNPVGYRINPDSGRAELTDFPAVLTNKVALITFPHTLAGSFLVAGSLIVAVGLWHVIRNRDSADTGAYRFATKFGSWVVLVASAAVLFTGDIQGKIMTEVQPMKMAAAEGLYSTESPASFSVLTIGSLDGSREVFALKIPYLLSYLGTGDPHGTVHGINDLQAQYATQYGAGSYTPIIPVTYWSFRFMIAFGMAAGAIALLVLWSQRKGRTPSSRWLLRAGLAMPVLPLLANSFGWIFTEMGRQPWIVFGEMLTRNGVSRSVSLAEVLTSFTAFTLIYATLAVIEVKLLLRYAKAGVPDVSEQPPADDTDDAERPLAFAY
- a CDS encoding lysophospholipid acyltransferase family protein codes for the protein MDTTYATWQPPLIWRGALLLARGLVGLLARLEVTGDVPAHLRRGPLVLAANHISPFDPVVLAAACQTRRIAPRIMATAGLFRAPVLGTAMRHAGHIRVDRGTSAVHQALDDAATAVARGSVILIYPEGRIGLDPGMWPERGKTGAARLALACGAPVVPVAQWGSHEVLPYQAPRGMLRGAARSLWRRPVIRVHFGTPVDLGESTAASPGAARRATDRIIDALTDTLVPLRPDEPDRPRHVDPGRPSDLSRAHRRRSA